CTTAACGTAATACAAAGATCCGGCAGATGGACGTTATGACCAACCGGGCTCAGAGCGGTTCGGGTGTATCCATGAAAGAGAGAGATATTACGCTGATCACAGGTGGTGCAAGGAGCGGTAAGAGTTCCTTTGCCCTTAAGGAGTCCGGAACAAAGGGAGGCAGGAAGATCTTCGTGGCTACCGCCGTTTCCTGTGATGAAGAGATGAGTGCAAGGATTCAAAGGCATCGCAGGGAAAGGGGAAGGGAATGGGAAACCATTGAAGAACCGTTTGAGATAGCGGGGGTGATCAGACACCGGGATTCCGAGGATGTGGTTATTGTTGTCGATTGTGTTACGGTATGGCTCTCGAATATACTTCTGAAGCTATCAGATGAAGACGGGACGGAAGAACCCGACAATGATGACTATATAACCGGAAAAATAAACGAGAGGCTGGATGACTTGATTGAGGCGTTGAAAAGCACGAGGCATGCAAGGGTTTTTATGGTTTCAAACGAGGTTGGGATGGGGATCGTACCGGAGAGTAAACTCGGCAGGTTATTCAGGGATGTTGCCGGGATAGCAAACCAGAGGCTTGCAGGGATAGCGGAAAATGTTTATTTGATGGTAAGCGGTCTTCCGCTGAAGATAAAATAATGCACGTACATAGAGTTGGAATATTTCTATTTTAAAGAACAGCGCAGGCAACCCTTGTTGATAAACGCAGGAACCGAGCAGAAAAAAATCTCAAAGGAGTATGGCCATGAATATTAAAGAGGTTATAGCGGGGATAAGCCCCCTGGATAATGGTTTTTTTGATTCGGCACAGAAAAGGCTGGATAACCTTACAAAACCGCAGGGAAGCCTTGGGCGTCTTGAAGAGATAGCAAGAAGGCTTGTAGCAATTTACAGGGACGGGATGCCGGAGATCCCCGGAAAGGTCGTCTTTACCTTTGCCGGGGATCATGGTGTTGCAGAAGAAGGTGTAAGCGCCTATCCATCGGAGGTAACAAGGCAGATGGTCTTCAATTTTATCAATGGGGGGGCAGGCATAAACGTCCTTGCCCGGCATGCCGGTACCGAGGTGGTTGTGGTTGATATAGGGGTTGATTATGATTTTGACGACGTGAAGGGTCTTGTGAAGAGGAAGGTTGTCAGGGGAACGAAGAACATGGTGAAGGGACCGGCCATGACTTCAGAGGAGGCGGTTGCTTGCCTGAACGTCGGGATTGAACTTGCCAGTAGCTATTATGATATGGGATACCGGATGTTTGCAACGGGAGAAATGGGGATTGCCAACACAACCCCCTCCTCTGCCGTGGCTTCCGTTATAACGGGAAAGCCTGTTAGTGAAGTAACGGGGCGGGGAACAGGGATTGGTGAAGATGCGCTGAAGAGGAAGATCGAGGTAGTTGAGAAAGCCATCGAGCGCAACCGTCCCAACCCCGATGACCCCGTAGATCTGCTCTCAAAGGTAGGCGGTGCTGAGATAGGCGGGATTGCCGGATTATGTCTTGGAGCTGCATCCCTTGGGGTTCCTGTTGTTGTGGATGGATTCATATCCACTGCCGGCGCCCTGATTGCCTTTAAGCTGAACCCCCTTGTCGGCGACTACCTCTTTGCCTCCCATAATTCGCAGGAGAGGGGACACA
Above is a window of bacterium BMS3Abin08 DNA encoding:
- the cobT gene encoding nicotinate-nucleotide--dimethylbenzimidazole phosphoribosyltransferase, with amino-acid sequence MNIKEVIAGISPLDNGFFDSAQKRLDNLTKPQGSLGRLEEIARRLVAIYRDGMPEIPGKVVFTFAGDHGVAEEGVSAYPSEVTRQMVFNFINGGAGINVLARHAGTEVVVVDIGVDYDFDDVKGLVKRKVVRGTKNMVKGPAMTSEEAVACLNVGIELASSYYDMGYRMFATGEMGIANTTPSSAVASVITGKPVSEVTGRGTGIGEDALKRKIEVVEKAIERNRPNPDDPVDLLSKVGGAEIGGIAGLCLGAASLGVPVVVDGFISTAGALIAFKLNPLVGDYLFASHNSQERGHMVMLDYMGLRPILDLDLRLGEGTGAALAMTILDAALKIYREMATFGEAGVTDEIVN
- the cobU gene encoding bifunctional adenosylcobalamin biosynthesis protein CobU; protein product: MDVMTNRAQSGSGVSMKERDITLITGGARSGKSSFALKESGTKGGRKIFVATAVSCDEEMSARIQRHRRERGREWETIEEPFEIAGVIRHRDSEDVVIVVDCVTVWLSNILLKLSDEDGTEEPDNDDYITGKINERLDDLIEALKSTRHARVFMVSNEVGMGIVPESKLGRLFRDVAGIANQRLAGIAENVYLMVSGLPLKIK